The DNA segment ACCTGCTGCGATCCCTGAGTGGCGATCTATGCTCTGGGGCTGGTATAAGTCCAGCAAGCATTGCAGACTCGGCCAAGTTCAGTTGAGATGGATGcttcccaaaataaaattttgatgctGATTCAATGCCATTAATACCATGTCCCAAGTATATCTGTAATTTACAAAGgccttttcagatttcaaatttCAACATCTTAGAGTCACAAAATCCCAAAACAAATGGCTATAATACTACTGCTTTGCTTCTTTCATCCATTCTTTGGACATTCCTTGATAATGTATTTGAAGTATTACGATCCATTCAATAAAAAAGATGGGAAAGAATGAAGCACATGCATAAACATTAGGAAGGGCATCAATCATCAAAGTAAATGAGACATATGATCTGACCTTACAAACATAAGAGCTCAATATTCTTTGTTTCGACATTGTCCTTTCTAGTGCCAGTGCCAACACCATTTCCAGGGTCTTTCTCCAGAATGTGCGCTCATTTTTCAGGAAGGTGTTCTTCACAAGCTGCCATGTGAATTGCAGAGAATTATCAGACAAAACAAAAATTGATAAAACAGACAAATCAATTAGAAGATATATATAATAACGAAAACTGCAAGTATTGGTTGAATTCAATCCATTTCCAGAATTTGCAAAATAGAAAATGGTCAAGGTCCAAAATACCAGTTGATATGTAAGGATTGGTTTGAGGCAACAAGAAGGCAGGAGTAAAAgcacaaaaaaaattatcatctcAACAATCAAAATGTCACTCAAACCAAACAAATACAAAGATATGGATCCATTCGACATTAACGCTGTAATGCCATATTAGCTGATTGATATGCCCAAAGAATGCAAACATTCCAATAATGTTTATGAAGGTTGGGGGCAAGATAACATCTATCAAGTGTTATGAGGATAAGATAGGCTTACTGTTTGTCATCGGTGATTATCAACTTCAGATCATAtcaaatatgatgaaaacaattaaaatgttttggaggACTATAATCCTATCAGTTTAACTAATAGCTTAATTTTAACCTTGTCATTGAGCAGAAAGGAGGAAGTACCACCTGGCCAAGTTTGAACTGCCAACTTGAAGTAGGctaagaagaaaataaataaagagttaCTTGAAAAAATGGTCAAAACAGCTGAACTGTGTAATAAACCAGAGCCACAAGTTGTCCCAACGGTACCAAAGAAAAATATACAGTTGCATGACAAAATTCAAACTACTAACTTTCAATCTCATATACATAGAAGGATAACAATATTAGGAGATAAACAGTTTCATTCACAATCCATGTGTTGCTTACAAAGTCAATAACAGCCAACAAATTACTACAAGGAAAAACAAACGATCTGGAAAGAGTTCAGAAATCAAGATACGCTAACGTAAAATGATGTAACTGAGTTCATGCAGAACAAACCAGCACCGGAACCACATACCGTGCCGGCCACCTACAGCAACATGTGGCAGTGTGTACCCCTGTAACTTTCAGTGGTCCTAACACTATAGGTTTGGCAGTAGTAGACAAAAAATTAACACAAAGttgaaaaagattaaaagaaagaGGCAAAATGGACAATAAATTTCCATGCGATCTTAATATTTACTTGAGTAAATAATTTGTACAAGGTGAATAAAATACAGCCAACCATCCATCTACCCTATATTTGGATCTTTTAGAGGAGATATACACAATATTGCCATCTCTAGTTCAGAGAATAACAACTAAGTTTAGTTCCCAATAACAAACACCAAACAACCCGCATTCACTACAATTACTACACAAGGTGCATAAGTTGCAACCATTCACATTATCTAGGGCCTGAGATTTGCTGTGAAGAGATATAAGAAAGGCATGTATTTGAGCCAGTTGTACTACTATGAGAAGCATTTGCTTGTGGGAATTGCATGAAATCACTTTGCTTTCTTTCCACTTCTATCATGGAAGCCTCGGTAAATCTGCGGCCATAAAAGCGCAAAAAATTCAAGGACTCTACTCTTGGCTGACCTAGAGGAAGCCCACCTTCCAACATCCCAACAACAGTGGCCATACTTGGCCTCAGTGTTGGCTCCTCATGAACACAACACAAAGCAACACGCACTAGTTTCTCCACCTCTTTATTTGTCACTCGTCCCTCAAGTTTTGCATCCACAAGCTCCAAGTATCTACCTTGTTCATGCATCTCTAGAGCAAACAGTGGAAAATAAATCAATCCCATCACTGATGAGGACAAGGAGTTGCCTCCACCACTGTTGGTATCCTCAATGCTATGACTCTGAGATTTCAATGAACAGTTTTTCCTCCCACTCACCAATTCAAGCAGTACCATTCCAAAGCTATAAACGTCAGTTTTTTCAGAAATTGCAGAGTTAGTAAGCCATTCAGGTGCAAGATAGCCACGGGTGCCTCTCATTGTAGTGAACAGGCTGGATTGTTCAGGGGTTAGAAGCTTTGAGAGCCCAAAATCtgatatttttgcttgaaaatgaTCATGCAGGAGAATATTTTCTGGTTTGACATCGCAATGAATGATCTTATGTTCACAGCCTCTGTGCAAATATGCAAGCCCACGAGCAGTTCCAAGTGCTATATCAAATCTCTCCTGCCATTCTAATACAGGTCCACTGCCAAAGAGGGTTCTGTCCAATGAGCCCCGGTTCATATACTCATACACCAAAAAGCGTTGTCTCCCTTGTGCACAAAATCCTCTTAATTTGACCAAATTGACATGATGAATATTTCCAATTACTGCAATTTCTGTACAGAATTCTTTTTTCCCTTGGATTCCAGGATTTGAAATCTTCTTGACTGCCACAACAGTTTTATCAGGAAGTGTTCCTCTGTATACAGAACCAAACCCTCCAGATCCTATTTGGGTCTTAAAATTATCAGTAGCTGCCTCAAGTTCTTCATAATCAAACTTTTGTGGCAAACCTGGAATGTAGAAGGCATCCATATCTTCTGAAGAACCTGAGTTTACATGTCCTAATTTTATCTCTCCACCTTTGCTGTGTAGCCGCCTTTTCCACCAGAAGAAAACTAGAGCAGCTAACAGAAAAAACCCGATGGAAGGTAGGAGCACAATAGCTGCTATGGGAAACTCTTTCTTTTCATTGCTAAAACTATTGTCGCCACCAGAATCTGTTGAAATAGGTCCAACAAGTACTTTTACATATCCCAGAAAGTCATTTTCTACAGTACTGCTCAATATAATGGAGCCCAAGTCATTTTCAAGCACATAGCAAGAGCCAGAAGAATTTTCATAGAACATGCCCAAGCAAGCACAGTCTTCAGAGCATAAATCTTGACAAACTGGAAATCTTACACCATATCTGACAGGCTgagagaaaagaagagagaagTAATCAATACCAGAGCCTAGCCTCAGATATGAAACAGTTGAAGAATTTGACTCGCTAACATTATTGGTTGAATCACAAGCAGTAGGTAGAGAATATGAACTACCACTCGGCAAACAACCACCAATATTTTGTGAAGCTGGATGGAAATCAGATGGACACGAACAAGTGGGAGCTTTTGAAGTGGAGTCACCTGTACATAATCCCAGTTTGCCACAGCTAGTTGGAATTTGACAGTCATCAATTGGCCCGACAAATTCCTGAACCCATTTACCACCAGAAAAACTATTTACAGTAAAATGACCTAAAACATCCAACTTGGCAAGTCGGAAGGTAGCTGGTGACAAGTTAAGCTGAATTACAACAACTGATCCATTATGACCAAAGAGAGAAAGGCCTGTTTTATTCATTTCCATGTATTCAACCACATAATTTGAATTCACATAGGCCTTGGTATCCATTGACAATATCCAATATGTCTGTCCATGCCATTGCAATAATGCATCAGAAGCACTAACCATGAATCTATAATCACCAGTTGACAAGTTACTTTCTGATACAGCATTTGACAGTTTTGCCCCAACTGGAAGCTGTTGTCCGATCACAATTGTATCAGTTGGATGGTAAAAACTCTCCCACAGAGAACCATTAAATTTGTCAAGTAGAACAAGATTACCCATTTCAGTTAGCAGTAATGCATAAATTGTCGTCCGCAACTGAGGTGTTGACCATTTGGGATTACCATCTGGATCTGCAATGCTAATCCCGTTGACTGTAAGATCCATTTTACCGGAGCTTGAGATAGGAGAACCACGATTAGCTGACCAGATGATGGTATTGGATTCAACATGTATGATGCACAAGTAAAAGTTGGTTTGAGCTTCGGGGTTGTAGATAGAAGCTTTGAATGTTCCATTACGAGAGAACAAGAAGGCACCATCTTTGTCAATAAAACTGAAGTGTGAAGCACTGAAATTTGGGTAGATAAACTCTGAGAAAGATTTCGCAGAGACAGAAGAATAGAACAGGAAACCGAAGATAAAGAATAGGAAGGATTCCATAGAGATGGAAAAAAGAATGAGGAGATTTCGTAATGATGGAAGCCTTGTTGGTGAGGATGGAATATGTCTGCAAtgattttcttcaaatttttttcattgCTGGAGCTCAGCATGCGTTGACAAATCTCTCTACAGTGACGAATTCCTGATTGTTATTTAATTGATGCTAACATCAGCAAGGGATGTAAAGCATGACAAATTTGGTTCTAGTCAAACCTAAGTGTTTAACTATTATAATCAGATAGGTGTTTCCATGCACTAGATACACCTTTCCCAtctatatttttttcctttatagAATTTTCCTTTTCACACTGTTATATTCTTACTCAGATAACTTAAATTACACCTTGCAATACACAAGTTGAGAAAGAAAGGAGTAGGAAAAAGACAAGGAAAATAACCAAACACCAACAATACTACCAATTTAATGGTTCCTTGCCAGTCTATCCTACTTGGCTTTattccaaaatcatcaatctGGTATGTACTAGTGCACTTCATAAGTCGCTCAACAACTATATTCGATTCACCTAGGcacaatttaatattaaaactcATACTTGGGTAAACTTGAAGCATGTAGCCCGAGTCAAATGCGTTTTCAGCCATTCACATGTACCAAAATACAAAATTCAAGAAatgaggcaaaaaaaaaaaaaaggaactcaAATAAACAGCGCCCactattttaaacataaacaaatgaatatatatatatataaacgcaCTTAGTTGAGGAAAACAATCAAACATGTTgtgtacataaatatatacatatatctcgAATTAAAAAAATACAGCACTAACCTGCTGAGTTATGGTGCTACCTCCCCCACGAACCGAAAGCGACAAAACAGCTCGACCAATGCCAACTGGATCGAtcccaaaatgtgtaaagaagcGACGATCCTCGTAAGCAACGATGGCTTCCCATAGATGTTTTGGATAAGATTTGGTCCGAGCTTCAGCTTCACGAGAGAAAGCAACGAGGCTTTGCCAACGAAGAGCGAAATCGGGCAAAAGGACATTGGACAAAAGACGAAAACACAAAAGGGTCAATGAGAAAGCAAGGAGAGGGAGTAGTTCCTGAATGGGATGATGGGTCTGAATGGAGGGGGACTCTGGACGGACTGAGTTGACTGGTAGGCAAAGCAACGAATTGAAGTGAGTCGGAGACTTCAGAGAGTAGAAAGTCAAGGTTTTACCGAAGAGATTTTGTGGATTTTTGAAGCGAAATTTTGGGGTTTTGCAGTGGATCATCGATCTGTGAGGAGGAGCAACAACCAAActcattttctcctttttctcaCCGATTTCGTTATTTGGGTAATAAAACTGTTAACATCGTTGAAGCAACGGTCTtaaaaacaagtttttttttaaatggtcatAAAAACAGTTAAACAgtaattggtttttttttattgcCAATCGCCACAGCCAAGATtttcattcttttaatttttttataataaaaataaaatagaaattattttattcataattttcaatcaaaattaattttttcaaaccAAATGTTAGTTGCTTGTTATAATTTTTCCAATagtattatttgatttttcttttcttttttacttcactctatttccatgttttatttttatcattttagtttttattttttttattattttagcttgcaacctttaaaatttagtctattGATTTTTTGATAGAAAGGTCGActaaactataaaattttaatggcattATGTGTAGGgacgaagccagaaaatttttttaggggggtcagatgaaattttaatttttttacagtttatatatttataatttgtaaatgattaaatcaaatttttataaatttttataatttagaggggccaaaatgtaatttcacctttactaatttaaaattttttaaaaattttaagggcctaaaatataaatttacattttagggaGGCCGCGGGGCCCATGCCACCCCCTGGCTTCGCCCCTGATTATATGGTAATTTATGTAGCATTTCACGTATACTTTACTATTAATATAGATaaattttttagaagtttttataaatttttaaattttttttatgaattgtgCAGAGAGTATCATGCTAGTAGCCACGTCAATGTAgttgaaattttaatagtttaatcaGCTTTTCCCTagaaaaacaaataatttgactaaattttaaaagttgaagatcaaaataacaaaaaaaaattataaataaaaaaataaacattggagactaaatttattattatgccaaaTAAAATtcactatatatttattttcacgctattatttttttaatttcatttttataatatttgtgaaatgttgatttagttaatatatataaaaataatgaaataatatttgtCTATTTTAATGAATTgtctataaataattaaaatgaaagagCCACTTGGCCTAAACAAGCATTGACTACCTAATAATATAACATGTGATTCGGATAATAAGCcaaaaaattttgacttttttaagaatcttctaaaatttttaaaaattataaaaatatctaatttcaaaaataattatagaaatgacttgatttCTATAACAGAGTTAGATATCGTTATTTTTCTTTAAGCGGCACTACCTTAAAAATCCCTCCAATCATGCTTTAccattaccaaaaaaaaaattagtatctCTTGACAAATTGATAACACTGAACTGAATGAAATATGCAGCGAAAAAAGGTTTAAGAATttgatgaaataattatttttagaaatcACCTGATGCATTTATGTGATGGAGAATAAAAGTCTGATACAAAGCCTTAAATTCGCCTTAGCTTGCCGACAGTTTGACATGCATTGGCTAGCTTGGGCGGTTCGATCAGAAAACCCTAAATGAAAACTCTCCAGTCCTTCCCTTTCCCTTCCCTACATCAGTTGGtccgtatttttaaaaatatttaaaaatattttcgcAATATggcattttataaatttatttaataatttaataattatctctatcaaatattaattaaatatttatttaaaactttaaTGCGATTTTTGAAGGCCCAAGGACGACATAATCTAGCCTATGAACCGGAAAAGCCCAGCTGAAGTCTCCAATTGGGTTTTTTCTTTACATCACACTTTCAAAAACAGGTAAAAGTAATATAGACTTCtttgctttttttattaaaacacgagtaaattagtctttgcatattatagattaaataataaattaattattttgttaaaaattttatctatttttattgttaaaatttggTCCCTATATGTTGATATGAGTATCATATGGCGCACCATGTATAATTATCTGGTTATTTCATCAACTgcatttgtttttaattaattgtctcattttttagtaaagggggcaaaatacaatttgactcctAGTACAAGGGCCTCGTGATATTGTTGCAAAattcatattcaaaatttgaaaaagataatgttcgaAAGGATAGCATGAATCTCGAAAATATTAATCTTCATAAATcataaaacaaacataattatacaaataaaaaaatatttatgtttttttattggaCTTGGctgctcaaattttatttttggtaaattataaaattattaactatttcttttttagtcaataaactataaaaacttttaatttcgtcactaatattttttattagttcTATTTTGATCATGTCGAAAATGATAGTGTAATTTTTTTGAATGAGTACAATAACACTTATACATCCTCTCAATTTGGGTGTTAATTCTAGCTAGTCGAACAAATTAAAACC comes from the Gossypium hirsutum isolate 1008001.06 chromosome A06, Gossypium_hirsutum_v2.1, whole genome shotgun sequence genome and includes:
- the LOC107962492 gene encoding G-type lectin S-receptor-like serine/threonine-protein kinase At5g35370, yielding MESFLFFIFGFLFYSSVSAKSFSEFIYPNFSASHFSFIDKDGAFLFSRNGTFKASIYNPEAQTNFYLCIIHVESNTIIWSANRGSPISSSGKMDLTVNGISIADPDGNPKWSTPQLRTTIYALLLTEMGNLVLLDKFNGSLWESFYHPTDTIVIGQQLPVGAKLSNAVSESNLSTGDYRFMVSASDALLQWHGQTYWILSMDTKAYVNSNYVVEYMEMNKTGLSLFGHNGSVVVIQLNLSPATFRLAKLDVLGHFTVNSFSGGKWVQEFVGPIDDCQIPTSCGKLGLCTGDSTSKAPTCSCPSDFHPASQNIGGCLPSGSSYSLPTACDSTNNVSESNSSTVSYLRLGSGIDYFSLLFSQPVRYGVRFPVCQDLCSEDCACLGMFYENSSGSCYVLENDLGSIILSSTVENDFLGYVKVLVGPISTDSGGDNSFSNEKKEFPIAAIVLLPSIGFFLLAALVFFWWKRRLHSKGGEIKLGHVNSGSSEDMDAFYIPGLPQKFDYEELEAATDNFKTQIGSGGFGSVYRGTLPDKTVVAVKKISNPGIQGKKEFCTEIAVIGNIHHVNLVKLRGFCAQGRQRFLVYEYMNRGSLDRTLFGSGPVLEWQERFDIALGTARGLAYLHRGCEHKIIHCDVKPENILLHDHFQAKISDFGLSKLLTPEQSSLFTTMRGTRGYLAPEWLTNSAISEKTDVYSFGMVLLELVSGRKNCSLKSQSHSIEDTNSGGGNSLSSSVMGLIYFPLFALEMHEQGRYLELVDAKLEGRVTNKEVEKLVRVALCCVHEEPTLRPSMATVVGMLEGGLPLGQPRVESLNFLRFYGRRFTEASMIEVERKQSDFMQFPQANASHSSTTGSNTCLSYISSQQISGPR